Part of the Chroicocephalus ridibundus chromosome 17, bChrRid1.1, whole genome shotgun sequence genome is shown below.
aacagctctgctCTTGGAAAGCTGTGTTTCCATAGAGATCCCCTACGGCATTCCATCCTCATGCTCTTCTGGGCTAAGATCTTAAAGCCTGGCGTCTCACACATCCTTTGCTCTGGCTTTGTATTGTATTGGGGCACTCTGATTCTGCCTGCCGCGTGAGCCTGCCTCGCTTCCCggtgctttttgttgttttgcgtCATATCGCTCCGTACGTGGCTGTGTGTTGCATGGCGTTGCTCCGTGTTTGGCGCTGTACTGCGTGGTCTCCCTCCGTGGGTGCATCGGCTGCCGCCTGAGACGCTCTTGCGTTGTCCGTGTGACGCGTTAGTACCGGATCGCTCCGTATCTGAACCGGCATTGGGTCGTTCGTCGCGACTCCCGGTGGTTGCAGTGAGACGGCCTGGCCCTGCGTTTTGTGTTCTGTTGGATCGGTCCATGTTGGAATTCGTATTGCGGTTTTGCGCCCGGCAATTTTTGCCCCTGGAGGAGGTGACAGCCgggccccggggggggcaggCCCAGGAGGCGGTGACAGGCAggccctggaggggacagggcCCATGAAGCGGGGGGTGACAGGACGCAGGGAGGTGATAgccagcccccgggggggggaggggggggggcggggacatGACCTGCGAATGGGGGATGACAACCCCTGGAGGAGGTGACAGCAAGGCCCTGGGAGGGGACAACCCCTGGAGGAGGTGACAGCCAGCCGCCGGAGGGGAGGTGTCAGggccccggggggtgggggtgacagACAAGCCCTGGGGGTGGCAGACCTTGGGGAGGTCGCAGCCAGGCCCTGGGAGGGAACAGGGCCTGTGGAGGGGGGGTGACAGCCCCTGGAGGAGGTGACAGCGAGGCCCCAGAGGGGAGGCGTCAGGccctgggaggggacagccccggggagggggggggacagtcCCCGGGGGCGGTGACAGGCCCCAGGGACGCGCGGGGCGCCCGACGTCCCGCCCCCGCGCCGTAACCCCGCCCCCGCGCCGTAACCCCGCCCCATCCTCacaggccccgccccttccctccgCCTGGGGGCGTGGCCTGAGCGCGCGGCCacgccctccccgccgccacgCCCAGTGGGCGTGGCCCGGCGTGTCGGCCGTGACGCGTTGCGTGCGCGCCGGcggcccccctgcccccctcccgcggcggcggcggcgttgtGACGTGGCGCTTCCggcgcgcgggcggcggcggcaggaccCGGTGAGTGCGGGCGGGGCTGGgcgggacccccgggacccccccgcccgggacccccccccccggaaccCCCCGGGCCTGTCAAGGGACCCCCCGTGGCCTTCTGGGCTCCGCCGGGACCTCCCCGGCCCTGGCAGGGACCCTCCGGGGCCTGTGGGCCAGTCAGGGAcccccactgggacccccagcgCCCCACCAGAGCCTGTCACGGAGCCTCCAGGtccccaccgggaccccccgggCCTGTCAGAGCCCCTTCTGGGctccaccgggacccccccgggcctAGTAGGGACCCTCCGGTGCTCTCCGCGCATCCCCAGGGCCTCTAGGCTTGTCAGGGAcccctgctgggacccccagcGCTCCACCAGAGCCTGTCACGGAGCCTCCAGGGCCCCACCGGGCCCCCCCAGGGCCTGTCAGGGACTCCCACCGGCCTGCCAGGGACCCCCTgggcccccctgcaccccaccggGCCTGTCTGGGACTCCCTGTGGGCCCTGGGAGGGGGTttgccccttccccaggcaagGGACCGCTGCAGAAAGAACCGGGAAGGCTTTAAGCAACATTTAACTGGGCCCCCTGACAGCCATCACTCTACTCCCTTACAGGCTCGGGGATGGCGTGACCCTGGCTGGGCACCGAGGGGCTTCgggagccccccaggaccctccgCCGGCCCCGGCGAGGTAAGTGCGGCCCCGCTGAGCGCacggctccctcctgccccggccgATTCCAGCTCGGGTTGTAATTACAGGTGCCGTGTTCCTAATTGGCGCGTAGGAAGCGATAGCATCACCCTCCTCCCAGCGGGGACGAGGTAATTAACTCCTGAGCCGTAAGTTCTGCCTCCCTAACAGAAATCCCACGTTCGCCGAGGGGCTGTCGCCTTCCTGGCCCCCTCAGAGCACCCCAcggcagcaggggctgccccacaggtgTCTCCCTGTCCCTGGTTTTTGCAGGTTTAGTATATCGGTAATAAAAAGAAGCGTCTGCAGTAAAGaaatctcccttccctccagctctttGTGCCGTTGGAGCAGCGACAGGATTTATTTTAGGGCCCAAGCTGACCACGCAGCAGCCTGGGGGTCCCCGCTGCTGACGCACGGCCAGTTCGCACCCGGCGCAGGGGCTTCGTGGCAGAGCTGAGGCAGAGaaaaagctgctgggctgaggGAAGGGAATCCCGGCCCTGGAGATGGAGCCCCCTGCCGCTACCTTCATCCGAGGGGTGGGGGACGAGGTGACGGTGGTAGCCGGCATTGTGGTGCTGGTCTTGGCTCTGGTCCTGGCATGGCTGTCCACCTACGTCGCTGACAGCAGCAACCAGCTTTTGGGAACGATCGTCGCGGCGGGGGACGCAGCCGTCATCCGGCTTGGCCATGTGGAGCGGTACGTGGGGACAGCGGGGGTGGACGAAGCCCCggagccccccagtgtccccgaaaacgcagaggagaaaacagaagaggaaggggGGGCGGCGTCAGGGCCGGCGGCAGAGCAGGGGGACAGTGGCAGCCCCCCCGACCCTGGCCTGGAGCGGCTGCTGGACATCCAGAGCTTGCCCAAACGGACCTCGGCTGCTGAGCCCAGCGCCCCGGGCAGCCAGGGGGGGCCACCCAGCCCCGGGGACGACGACGTGTGCTCCGGCCTCATCAAGATCCGCCTCAAATTCCTCAATGACAcagaggaggtggctgtggtCCGGCCCGAGGACACCGTGGGGCGGCTCAAGAGGTAAGTCCCGAGGGAGGGGGGGATGCAAGGGAGTGCTGCCTGGTTGCAAACCACCCTCCCCGGCGGCTGTTGTCCCCCTGCCTTGTACagacagccccctccccaccattCTGCCTGAGAACGGTGGAGGGTTTTCATCCGTTCCCGCTGTGCCGTTACCCCCCCTGCTTTGCCGAGGGATCCCTCCAAAAATAACGAGGAGGTGCCGAGTTTAAAATAATGAGTTTAAAAAACAGGACGGTGCATGGTGGCGGTGCCATAGCTgtcttcccctgcccccccccccccccaggcaaaaaaccctcatgggtttTTACAatgggggaatgggggggtttcccccagccccaggtctTTTTAGGTGCATCCATGAGCTCTCtgacctcttccctcctcctgcagcaagTATTTCCCGGGCCAGGAGAACCAGATGAAGTTCATCTATCGCGGGCAGCTGCTGCAAGACCAGGGCCGGACGCTGCGCTCGCTCCACATCACCGACAACTGCGTCATCCACTGCCACCGCTCCCGCAGCgccaccaccgctgccaccgTCCTGCCCGACCCCGCCACCGCCGCTCCTGCCGCCGGCGGCCTCCCCCTGGGCGCAGGGAACCTGCTGGTCCCCACCGTTATGGTGGTGCTGGGCGTCGTCTGGTATTTCCACATCAACTACCGGCAGCTCTTCACCGCCCCGGCCACCGTCTCCTTGATCGGTGTCACCGTCCTCTTCAGCTTCCTGGCATTCGGGATGTACGGACAGTAGGGACTCGACCGGCAGGTGGCACGGCCACTATCCTGCCCCGGTTGGTAGCACAGTGCTTGGGCAGGCGCCGCTTTCTTCACCACGGCGTTACAGTGACTGGAGCCGGCACGATGGGAGCTTGAAGGCACGTCCTTCCCCGTCTTGGTGCTGGACTTTGTTCCCCCCCAGAAGGGGCTGTGTCCCCCCTGCCCGAGACACAGCGCTGGGCTGGAGCCGTCTCTGGGGCAGGATCTTGGCCTGGGTACGGCACAGCGGGTACGAGCCCAGCACCGGAACGGGCTGTGGCTTCCTCCCagagacattttaaagcaaataaaaaaggtGTAATGTCAGCCCGAGCGCTCACCTTCCTGCCCGGGGGGTGAAACCGCAGCTGGGGCTCAGCCACCCCCCACT
Proteins encoded:
- the TMUB2 gene encoding transmembrane and ubiquitin-like domain-containing protein 2, which translates into the protein MEPPAATFIRGVGDEVTVVAGIVVLVLALVLAWLSTYVADSSNQLLGTIVAAGDAAVIRLGHVERYVGTAGVDEAPEPPSVPENAEEKTEEEGGAASGPAAEQGDSGSPPDPGLERLLDIQSLPKRTSAAEPSAPGSQGGPPSPGDDDVCSGLIKIRLKFLNDTEEVAVVRPEDTVGRLKSKYFPGQENQMKFIYRGQLLQDQGRTLRSLHITDNCVIHCHRSRSATTAATVLPDPATAAPAAGGLPLGAGNLLVPTVMVVLGVVWYFHINYRQLFTAPATVSLIGVTVLFSFLAFGMYGQ